A single genomic interval of Adhaeribacter pallidiroseus harbors:
- a CDS encoding fibronectin type III domain-containing protein: MNTRNSLLISLLLLLNAIVLLTAPETRAQTKPAAPAKVRKPGLQPDLIRGPYLQMATPTGMTIRWRTNAYDRSRVMYGTSPEQLTQLVDDSTLVMDHVIRLENLKPATKYYYAISSFADTIQWGQDNYFYTFPEAGKRDVTYRIAALGDCGNNSMNQRNVRDELNKYLGNNYLNAWILLGDNAYSDGTDAEFQAKFFNIYKDDLLKNTRFTHRRATTITTI; the protein is encoded by the coding sequence ATGAATACCCGAAATTCTTTACTGATTTCTTTGCTCCTGTTGTTAAACGCGATTGTGCTTTTAACCGCTCCCGAAACAAGGGCCCAGACCAAACCGGCTGCTCCGGCCAAAGTCCGGAAACCTGGCTTGCAACCCGACTTAATCCGGGGTCCGTATTTGCAAATGGCTACGCCTACCGGCATGACCATCCGGTGGCGCACCAACGCCTACGACCGCAGCCGGGTGATGTACGGCACCAGCCCCGAGCAACTTACCCAGCTGGTAGATGATTCTACATTGGTAATGGACCACGTGATCCGGCTTGAAAATCTAAAACCTGCTACTAAATATTATTACGCCATCAGCAGTTTTGCCGATACCATTCAGTGGGGCCAGGATAACTACTTTTACACTTTCCCGGAAGCCGGTAAAAGAGACGTAACCTACCGCATTGCCGCTTTGGGCGACTGCGGCAATAATTCAATGAACCAACGCAACGTGCGCGACGAGCTGAACAAGTATTTAGGCAACAACTATTTAAACGCCTGGATTTTGCTGGGCGATAACGCTTACTCCGACGGGACCGATGCCGAGTTTCAGGCTAAATTTTTTAATATTTACAAAGACGACCTGCTCAAAAATACCCGCTTTACCCATCGCCGGGCAACCACGATTACCACGATTTAG
- a CDS encoding phytase: protein MKTCSASICIALIISLLSCKKQQSSQPEAKLQAGDKTVTTETVKPFLITDTVQFDTDDPAVWINPTDPAQSLVIGTDKEANGGLYVFNLTGKIIPEKTKKLQRPDNVDVEYGLRLNGKPTDIAVTTERLTHKLRIYALPDMQPLDNGGVEVFAGETGPEFRSLMGIALYKNKAGKIYAIVGRKSGPTNGTYLWQYLLEDDGQGQVKATLVRKLGQYSGKKEIEAIAVDDALGYVYYSDEGVGVRKYYADPEKGNQELALFATTGFTEDHEGISIYQLTDSTGYILVSDQQANQFHIFPREGSASNPHQHSLIKVIKVATKESDGSETVSVPLNAYFKHGLFIAMSADKTFQFYRWEDIAGKDLQKINVTE, encoded by the coding sequence ATGAAAACCTGTTCTGCTTCTATTTGTATTGCGCTTATTATTAGTCTTTTATCCTGTAAAAAACAGCAATCGAGCCAACCCGAAGCTAAGTTGCAAGCCGGCGATAAAACGGTGACTACGGAAACCGTAAAGCCTTTTTTAATTACCGATACCGTACAATTTGATACCGACGATCCGGCCGTGTGGATCAATCCCACGGACCCGGCCCAGAGTTTAGTGATTGGCACCGATAAAGAAGCCAACGGCGGTTTGTACGTGTTTAACCTAACGGGCAAAATCATTCCCGAAAAAACTAAAAAACTCCAGCGCCCCGATAATGTGGATGTGGAATACGGCCTAAGGCTCAACGGCAAACCCACCGATATTGCCGTAACCACCGAACGCCTCACGCATAAACTGCGCATCTACGCGCTCCCGGACATGCAACCGCTCGACAACGGCGGGGTAGAAGTTTTTGCCGGCGAAACCGGGCCGGAATTCCGGTCTTTAATGGGCATTGCTTTGTATAAAAATAAAGCCGGTAAAATTTACGCGATAGTGGGTCGCAAAAGCGGACCCACCAACGGCACCTACCTTTGGCAATACTTGCTCGAAGATGACGGCCAGGGCCAGGTAAAAGCTACGCTGGTACGTAAATTGGGGCAATACAGCGGCAAAAAAGAAATTGAAGCCATTGCGGTGGATGATGCTTTGGGCTACGTGTATTATTCGGATGAAGGCGTTGGCGTCCGGAAATACTACGCCGATCCGGAAAAGGGGAATCAGGAATTAGCTTTATTTGCCACCACCGGTTTTACCGAGGACCACGAAGGCATTTCCATCTACCAGTTAACCGATAGTACCGGGTACATTTTAGTATCGGACCAGCAAGCCAACCAGTTTCACATTTTCCCCCGCGAAGGTTCCGCCAGCAACCCGCACCAGCATTCCTTGATAAAAGTAATAAAAGTAGCTACCAAAGAGAGCGACGGTTCCGAAACCGTGTCGGTACCCTTAAATGCTTATTTTAAACACGGCTTATTCATTGCCATGAGCGCCGATAAAACCTTCCAGTTCTACCGCTGGGAAGACATCGCCGGCAAAGATTTGCAGAAAATCAACGTTACAGAATAA
- a CDS encoding MFS transporter — protein MQFKNLSQWQTATAISLFVGYSGYYLCRSNLAIATPLIIQEYAAAGLNKEVMGQIAAMGVVFYAVGKVVNGVLGDFIGGKKVFVLGMLGSILATVLFGFGEGVLFFGAIWAFNRLIQSMGWGGLLKITANWFSYKSYGKIMSFLSLSFLVGDIVAKLLLGHFLNLGMGWRGLFYVAAGLLALIALINVIFLKNSPEQVGFAAPPTNPNNLHAQTTNQTAAPTSLRELLTPYFKNVSFQLVLVMSFGLTAIREAFNFWLPTYLFETSHQSEGWASQISALYPVFGMVSILATGYLSDTFLKGGRGRIIWVASLLLALVLGLMAAGFTGEYLPLVFISLTGLLLLGPYSFLAGAMSLDAGGHKGAATAAGLVDAVGYLGGTLALWLTGFLAEHAGWNTAFLFLAGLALITAITALYYYRSQELPALQSRTQES, from the coding sequence TTGCAATTTAAAAACCTAAGCCAGTGGCAGACGGCTACCGCTATTAGTCTTTTTGTGGGCTATAGTGGTTATTATTTGTGCCGAAGCAATTTAGCCATTGCCACTCCTTTAATTATTCAGGAATACGCGGCTGCCGGCTTAAACAAAGAAGTAATGGGCCAGATAGCCGCCATGGGAGTAGTTTTTTATGCCGTCGGGAAAGTAGTTAATGGCGTATTGGGCGATTTTATTGGCGGCAAAAAAGTTTTTGTGCTGGGCATGCTGGGTTCTATCCTGGCTACCGTTTTGTTCGGGTTCGGGGAAGGAGTATTGTTTTTCGGGGCCATTTGGGCTTTTAACCGGCTTATACAATCGATGGGTTGGGGCGGCTTACTTAAAATTACGGCCAATTGGTTTTCGTACAAGAGTTACGGTAAAATCATGAGCTTTTTAAGCTTAAGTTTCCTGGTCGGCGATATCGTAGCTAAATTACTACTGGGTCATTTTTTAAATTTAGGCATGGGTTGGCGCGGCTTATTTTACGTGGCCGCCGGCTTGCTGGCGTTAATAGCACTTATAAATGTAATTTTTTTAAAAAATTCGCCGGAGCAGGTGGGTTTTGCCGCACCTCCCACTAATCCGAATAACCTCCACGCCCAAACCACAAACCAAACGGCGGCACCAACCAGTTTGCGCGAGCTGTTAACGCCGTATTTTAAAAATGTTTCTTTTCAGTTAGTTCTGGTAATGTCTTTTGGGCTTACCGCCATCCGCGAAGCATTTAATTTCTGGTTACCCACTTACCTCTTCGAAACCTCTCATCAGTCCGAAGGTTGGGCGTCGCAGATTAGCGCTTTGTACCCGGTTTTCGGGATGGTTTCTATTCTGGCTACGGGTTATTTATCTGATACTTTTTTAAAAGGCGGGCGTGGCCGGATTATTTGGGTGGCTAGTTTATTACTGGCCCTGGTGTTAGGTTTAATGGCAGCGGGGTTTACCGGCGAGTATCTGCCTTTAGTGTTTATTTCTTTAACGGGCTTGCTGTTGCTGGGGCCTTATTCTTTTTTAGCGGGCGCTATGTCGTTAGATGCTGGCGGGCATAAAGGCGCGGCTACGGCCGCGGGTTTAGTAGATGCCGTAGGTTATTTAGGCGGCACGCTGGCTTTATGGTTAACGGGTTTTTTAGCCGAACACGCCGGCTGGAATACGGCTTTTTTGTTTTTAGCCGGCTTAGCCTTAATTACAGCTATAACCGCTTTGTATTACTACCGTTCGCAGGAGTTACCTGCTTTACAGTCCCGTACTCAAGAGTCTTAG
- a CDS encoding alkaline phosphatase family protein has protein sequence MKVKQYYKYLLFLIFLGATSFVQAQTKQKKVVFIIVDGISADVLEKLNTPNLKKIAAVGGYTRAHVGGEKGGYSETPTISAVGYNSLLTGTWVNKHNVPDNKIADPNYYYPTIFRFFETQYPNKKTAIFSTWLDNRTKLVGENLPQTQNMQLDYHQDGFELDTVKFPHDKESHYIHQIDEHVVTEAARYIQAEAPDLSWVYLEYPDDMGHRYGDGEKYYQAIETADAQIGRIWQAIENRQKNYPEDWLIVITTDHGRDAQGKHHGGQSDRERTTWITTNAQDLNAHFKQNPGVVDIMPSIARFLNISISRANEIEVDGVPFIGNVSVAQPTAVYQNGKLNLSWQVLDPKGDVKIWVTRTNNYKTGGKDDYQLLQTVSVKSGKATLDVTSMPSDFYKIVLETPFNKVNRWIVVR, from the coding sequence ATGAAAGTAAAACAGTATTATAAGTACCTGCTTTTTTTAATTTTTTTAGGTGCCACCAGTTTCGTGCAAGCCCAAACCAAACAAAAAAAAGTAGTATTTATAATTGTAGACGGTATCTCGGCGGATGTGCTGGAAAAACTAAATACGCCTAACCTAAAAAAAATTGCGGCGGTGGGTGGCTATACCCGCGCGCACGTGGGCGGCGAAAAAGGCGGCTACTCCGAAACCCCCACTATCTCGGCAGTGGGCTACAACAGTTTACTTACGGGTACCTGGGTAAACAAGCACAACGTACCAGATAACAAAATTGCCGATCCTAATTATTATTACCCCACCATCTTCCGTTTTTTCGAAACCCAGTACCCCAATAAGAAAACCGCGATTTTTTCTACCTGGCTCGATAACCGCACCAAGCTGGTCGGCGAAAACTTACCGCAAACCCAGAACATGCAGCTCGATTACCACCAAGATGGCTTTGAACTGGATACCGTAAAATTTCCGCACGATAAAGAAAGCCACTACATTCACCAGATTGACGAGCACGTTGTTACCGAAGCCGCTCGTTACATTCAGGCCGAAGCACCCGATTTATCCTGGGTGTACCTGGAATACCCCGACGATATGGGCCACCGTTACGGCGACGGAGAAAAATATTACCAGGCCATTGAAACCGCCGACGCTCAAATCGGCCGCATCTGGCAAGCTATTGAAAACCGGCAAAAAAATTATCCCGAAGATTGGCTCATCGTAATTACTACCGACCATGGCCGCGATGCCCAGGGCAAACACCACGGCGGCCAATCGGACCGGGAACGTACCACCTGGATTACCACCAACGCCCAAGATTTAAACGCGCACTTTAAGCAAAATCCCGGGGTAGTGGATATTATGCCCAGCATAGCCCGTTTTTTAAATATTTCCATTTCCCGCGCCAACGAAATAGAAGTGGATGGCGTGCCTTTTATTGGGAATGTCTCGGTGGCGCAACCTACGGCCGTTTACCAAAACGGCAAACTAAACCTTAGCTGGCAGGTTCTGGACCCCAAAGGAGACGTGAAGATTTGGGTAACGCGTACCAATAACTATAAAACCGGCGGCAAAGATGATTATCAATTGCTCCAAACAGTAAGTGTAAAAAGCGGTAAAGCTACGCTAGATGTAACTTCTATGCCTTCCGATTTTTACAAAATTGTGTTGGAAACGCCGTTTAATAAGGTTAATAGATGGATAGTGGTTAGGTAG
- a CDS encoding cytochrome-c peroxidase: MKKLIFTLFTGCVLLLLGWNFPEKNIAGQEGMVSYFQKEAKNFSASAVALEQAVIALQEKDPTSLLNVKNALAQCRRDYKKLEFFLEYFFPSTSKVYNAPPVFEVEEPFLEFQEPMGLQQLEALLFAENPSTNKKELLLQAEAVRTSASDLPALLYHFKATDAQILEALHLELVRVISLSITGYDAPELKTGITEAAAAVYSIQQILNFYLEPGHAEHNQLKATTTAALTYLQAHPDFDSFNRLHFLKNLALPLQKQLSRLATDLGIVLNPNSVLNYQAENLFRKNALRAAAFSGHDSVPTAMVALGEKLFFEKNLSGNNTRSCATCHNPENYFTDKLPKSVALNGHSLVKRNAPSLLYSSLQHNQFWDGRSESLVNQIQTVLQDSLEMNGNVAAIEQNVIQNARYQPAFRAAFPESPNPTTQHVAQAIAAYVSTLNYFNSPFDKYLQGDNQALTASQKNGFNLFTGKAKCATCHFMPVFNSLLPPDYKITEFEVIGTTASDDLKHPVTDNDLGRFNNYPVKFYKQAFKTPTVRNAAETAPYMHNGSFKDLKSVVEFYNQGGGHGLGLKNELQTLSAEPLYLTEQEATDIVQFIHALTDELPKDKKLFSRLTH, encoded by the coding sequence ATGAAGAAATTAATTTTTACCCTTTTTACCGGCTGCGTGTTGCTGCTCCTGGGATGGAATTTCCCCGAGAAGAACATAGCAGGGCAGGAGGGTATGGTTAGTTATTTTCAAAAAGAAGCCAAAAACTTTTCTGCTTCGGCCGTGGCCTTAGAGCAAGCCGTTATAGCCTTGCAGGAAAAAGATCCGACCTCGCTACTTAATGTAAAAAACGCTTTGGCACAATGCCGGCGTGATTACAAAAAGCTGGAATTTTTCCTGGAATATTTTTTTCCGAGTACTTCCAAAGTTTACAATGCGCCCCCCGTGTTTGAGGTAGAAGAACCGTTTTTGGAGTTTCAGGAACCCATGGGTTTACAGCAACTAGAGGCTTTGCTTTTTGCCGAAAACCCCTCAACCAACAAAAAAGAATTGCTGTTGCAAGCCGAAGCCGTGCGTACTTCGGCCAGCGATTTGCCGGCACTTTTGTATCATTTTAAAGCTACGGATGCCCAAATTCTGGAAGCCTTGCACCTGGAATTAGTGCGAGTGATTTCGCTATCTATAACGGGCTACGATGCGCCGGAACTAAAAACGGGCATTACAGAAGCGGCGGCTGCTGTTTATTCTATTCAGCAAATTTTAAATTTTTACCTGGAACCTGGCCACGCAGAACATAATCAGTTAAAAGCCACTACTACGGCGGCCTTAACTTATTTGCAGGCGCATCCTGATTTTGACTCTTTTAACCGCTTGCATTTTTTAAAAAATCTGGCTTTGCCCCTGCAAAAACAATTAAGCAGACTGGCTACCGATTTAGGTATAGTCTTAAACCCGAATTCTGTTTTAAATTACCAGGCCGAAAACTTATTCCGGAAAAATGCTTTACGGGCAGCCGCTTTTTCGGGCCACGATTCGGTACCAACGGCTATGGTAGCGTTAGGCGAAAAGCTGTTTTTTGAAAAAAATCTGTCGGGTAACAATACCCGCAGCTGCGCTACCTGCCACAATCCGGAAAATTACTTTACCGATAAATTGCCGAAAAGCGTGGCCCTGAACGGACATTCTTTGGTAAAACGCAATGCACCCAGCTTGCTGTACAGCAGTTTGCAGCACAATCAATTCTGGGACGGTCGCTCCGAGAGTTTAGTAAACCAGATTCAAACGGTTCTGCAGGATTCTTTAGAGATGAACGGTAATGTTGCGGCTATTGAACAAAATGTAATTCAAAACGCAAGGTACCAACCCGCTTTTCGGGCGGCTTTTCCTGAATCACCAAACCCGACTACCCAACACGTAGCCCAGGCCATTGCGGCGTACGTAAGCACCTTAAATTATTTTAATTCGCCTTTCGATAAATACCTGCAAGGCGACAACCAGGCTTTAACTGCCTCGCAGAAGAATGGTTTTAATTTATTTACCGGTAAAGCCAAATGTGCCACCTGCCACTTTATGCCGGTATTTAATTCGCTGCTGCCCCCGGATTATAAAATCACCGAATTCGAGGTAATTGGTACTACCGCTTCCGACGATTTAAAGCACCCTGTTACGGATAATGATTTAGGTAGGTTTAATAATTATCCGGTAAAGTTTTATAAACAAGCATTTAAAACACCCACGGTGCGCAATGCCGCCGAAACAGCGCCTTACATGCACAACGGTAGTTTTAAAGATTTAAAATCGGTGGTAGAATTTTACAACCAGGGCGGTGGCCACGGGCTGGGATTAAAGAACGAATTGCAAACGCTTTCGGCCGAGCCGCTTTACTTAACCGAACAGGAAGCAACGGATATTGTCCAGTTTATTCATGCTTTAACCGACGAATTGCCAAAAGATAAAAAATTATTTTCCCGCCTAACCCATTAA
- a CDS encoding TonB-dependent receptor gives MKHLYPALPNTFFKKITFVLFLLACCAQHSFGQAAVGMITGKIRDKQTGDFLVGATIVIKGTSIGANTDIEGAFRVTNVPVGSHTLVISYLGFTNQEVPVTVQGPTILPDVQLETNNAALGEVLITGLRRSQLQSISQKREGLGIKEVITASESGRLPDINVAEATQRVSGVSIETNRGEGQFVSIRGIQPSLNNVTLNNTTLASTTDSRATALDLMPTEVISSIEIIKTTTPDMEGNAIGGTVNINTLSAFSKDKPFVTAALDGIYQPQQVDLSNFDKTKMPFRAAVTAGQRFGKKQNFGAVVSANFFRRDFSASMLDPDGWEWNKYFYPNEIELQIEDIERDRLGLSADFEFRPTDKNSIYFKTLYTHTNEIQKNSEFELTMQIGDALPLEQTPYTGRFARGSGELDQAYTDQKENLYSYTLGTRNRFGRLSTNVYGTFSRAFTSLNNFDATFENPKSTEPQLSLKYNTQPFFFEILPENPELASNPEIYKLRNLNFTDGIITENVYEVSADLTYDFKLGATPGYIKFGGRHRDRSKSVDQSRDAYDLSFGDVTAENPYSLTPFLLPTFEPTQGGASPFVHGIVNKFRDFARNPVNLQDPTRLVYDPVVSETESYTNDLKNSETVTAGYVMGVLNFENLAFIAGARVERTRTESNNAVVTLDDDAEELTVGNSRLVNTYTNFLPSVQLKFNVTEDFLMRASWTNTLGRPNYAELSGTTNLSFAETSDAGLYEGSLEIANPNLKPYISRNLDISLEHYFPKGGIIAVGGFYKNILNQIYTVENEYNDTLYAGKQYAELETVQVRNADAAKLYGIEFSYDQAFTFLPKALNGLGFSANFALIGSKVNLPNRPGEDLPLFRQAKNVYNLALYYQKKGFEFRAASSHRSAFLTEAASVSSYEDAIEAGIAVKEFDRYDAARTTYDLSGSYQFYKKRLKITAQLRNLTNEPEQGYQGNTSRYDRHDLTGRSFFLGASFNW, from the coding sequence ATGAAACACTTGTACCCTGCATTGCCTAATACTTTTTTTAAAAAAATTACCTTCGTCTTGTTTCTGCTTGCCTGCTGCGCCCAGCATAGTTTCGGGCAAGCCGCAGTGGGGATGATTACCGGTAAAATCCGGGATAAACAAACCGGCGATTTCTTGGTAGGCGCTACCATCGTTATTAAAGGAACCTCCATTGGTGCCAACACCGATATAGAAGGAGCTTTTCGGGTAACCAACGTGCCCGTGGGGAGCCACACCTTAGTCATTTCTTACCTGGGTTTTACCAACCAGGAAGTACCCGTTACCGTGCAAGGCCCCACCATTTTGCCGGATGTGCAATTAGAAACGAATAATGCGGCGCTCGGCGAAGTTTTAATTACCGGCTTGCGCCGCAGCCAATTGCAAAGTATCAGCCAGAAACGCGAAGGCTTAGGGATTAAAGAAGTAATTACCGCCAGCGAATCAGGTCGTTTGCCCGATATAAACGTGGCCGAAGCGACGCAACGGGTTTCCGGGGTCTCTATCGAAACCAATCGCGGCGAAGGGCAGTTTGTGTCAATTCGCGGTATTCAGCCTTCGTTAAATAACGTTACGCTGAATAATACCACTTTAGCTTCTACCACTGATAGCCGGGCTACGGCCCTGGATTTAATGCCCACCGAAGTTATTTCGAGCATCGAAATTATTAAAACCACTACTCCCGATATGGAAGGCAACGCCATTGGCGGTACCGTAAACATTAACACGCTTTCGGCTTTTTCCAAAGACAAACCTTTTGTTACGGCCGCGCTGGACGGTATTTACCAACCGCAACAAGTAGATTTATCGAACTTTGATAAAACCAAAATGCCTTTCCGGGCCGCGGTTACGGCGGGGCAACGTTTCGGTAAAAAGCAAAACTTTGGCGCGGTGGTTTCGGCCAACTTTTTCCGCCGCGATTTCAGCGCTTCCATGCTGGACCCCGATGGTTGGGAATGGAACAAATACTTTTACCCGAACGAGATTGAGTTACAAATTGAAGACATCGAACGGGATCGTTTAGGCTTATCCGCCGATTTTGAATTCCGGCCCACCGATAAAAATTCTATATATTTTAAAACGCTGTATACCCACACCAACGAAATTCAGAAAAACTCGGAATTTGAGCTAACCATGCAAATTGGTGACGCGCTACCTTTAGAACAAACGCCATACACCGGCCGCTTTGCCCGCGGTTCCGGAGAATTAGACCAGGCGTATACCGATCAAAAAGAAAATTTATACAGTTATACTTTGGGTACCCGCAACCGTTTCGGCCGCTTATCCACGAATGTGTACGGTACCTTTTCCCGGGCTTTTACCAGCTTAAATAATTTCGATGCTACTTTCGAGAACCCTAAGAGTACCGAGCCGCAACTATCCTTAAAGTATAATACCCAACCGTTTTTCTTCGAGATTTTGCCGGAAAACCCGGAACTGGCCAGTAATCCCGAAATTTACAAACTGCGCAACCTAAACTTTACCGACGGCATTATCACCGAAAATGTGTACGAAGTAAGTGCTGATTTAACCTACGATTTTAAACTGGGCGCTACCCCGGGTTATATCAAGTTCGGTGGCCGCCACCGCGATCGTTCTAAATCCGTGGATCAATCCCGGGATGCCTACGATTTAAGTTTTGGCGATGTTACCGCGGAAAACCCGTATTCGCTTACGCCATTTTTACTGCCCACTTTTGAGCCGACTCAGGGCGGAGCCAGTCCGTTTGTGCACGGCATTGTAAACAAGTTCCGGGATTTTGCCCGGAACCCCGTTAACTTACAAGACCCTACCCGTTTGGTTTATGATCCGGTGGTTTCCGAAACCGAATCGTATACCAATGATTTAAAAAACAGCGAAACCGTAACGGCCGGATACGTAATGGGTGTGTTAAATTTTGAAAATTTGGCGTTTATAGCCGGGGCCCGCGTCGAAAGAACGCGTACCGAGTCGAACAACGCCGTGGTTACCTTGGACGATGATGCCGAAGAATTAACCGTGGGCAACTCTCGATTAGTAAATACCTATACGAACTTCTTGCCGTCGGTGCAGTTAAAATTTAACGTAACCGAAGATTTCCTGATGCGGGCCTCCTGGACCAATACTTTAGGTCGACCCAATTACGCGGAGTTGTCCGGTACTACCAACTTGTCTTTTGCCGAAACCAGCGATGCGGGGCTTTACGAAGGTAGCTTAGAAATTGCGAACCCGAATTTAAAACCGTACATCTCCCGCAATTTAGATATCTCGCTGGAGCATTATTTCCCGAAAGGCGGTATTATTGCCGTGGGCGGATTTTACAAGAATATTTTAAACCAAATTTACACCGTGGAGAATGAGTATAACGATACTTTGTACGCGGGTAAGCAATACGCCGAATTAGAAACTGTACAGGTTCGCAACGCCGATGCGGCTAAGTTGTACGGCATCGAGTTCTCGTACGACCAAGCTTTTACCTTTTTGCCGAAAGCTTTAAACGGGCTAGGTTTCAGCGCCAACTTTGCCTTAATTGGTTCGAAAGTTAATTTACCGAATCGCCCCGGCGAAGATTTGCCGTTGTTCCGGCAAGCCAAAAACGTGTACAACCTGGCCTTGTATTACCAGAAAAAAGGTTTTGAGTTCCGGGCCGCCAGCAGCCACCGCAGCGCTTTCTTAACCGAAGCCGCCAGTGTTTCCAGTTACGAAGACGCCATAGAGGCCGGCATTGCCGTTAAAGAGTTTGACCGTTACGACGCTGCCCGCACCACTTACGACTTATCCGGCAGTTACCAGTTTTATAAAAAGCGGCTGAAAATAACCGCGCAATTGCGTAACCTCACCAACGAACCGGAGCAAGGTTACCAAGGCAATACCAGCCGCTACGACCGCCACGATTTAACTGGCCGTAGCTTCTTTTTAGGCGCTTCTTTTAACTGGTAA